In one Nicotiana sylvestris chromosome 8, ASM39365v2, whole genome shotgun sequence genomic region, the following are encoded:
- the LOC138876328 gene encoding uncharacterized protein yields MPGLPRIEWRGSLDYVPSRVISCLKAQRMVGKGCLSYLDFVRDVGADTRTIDSVPMVRDFLDVFPADLSGMSPDRDIGFGISLVSGTQPSSIPPYCMAAAKLKVLKEQLHELLDKGFIRHSVSPWGAPILFVKKKDNTMQLCIDYKQLNKVTIKNKYLLLHIDDLFDQLQGAKDCKVIAYASRQLKRIEKNYPVHDLELGAIGHAFKIWRHYLYGSWDQFMSLVEFAYNHNYQLRIQMDPYEALYGRQCRSLVGWFEPGKAKLLGTDLVQDALDKVKLIQDRLRMAQSRPKSYGDIKVLDVAYMVGEMVLLKRIGEVAYKLALPPSLSGVHPVFHVSMLQKYVSDLSHILDFSMVHLDGDMTYDAELVAILDRHVRKLRSKDIASVKVQWRGHSVKEATWETE; encoded by the exons ATGCCGGGGTTGCCAAGaattgagtggagaggttctctagaCTATGTTCCCAGCAGAGTGATTTCAtgcttgaaggcccagcggatggttgggaagggttgtttatCTTATTTGGACTTTGTGAGAGATGTTGGTGCTGATACCCgtactattgattctgttccgaTGGTGCGAGATTTTCtggatgtatttcctgcagacctgtcgggcatgtcTCCCGATAGGGATATTGGCTTTGGTATTAgcttggtgtcgggcactcagcctagtTCTATTCCTCCATACTGTATGGCAGCGGCTAAGTTGAAGGTGTTAAAAGAGCAACTTCatgaacttcttgataaggggtttattaggcatagtgtgtcgccttggggtgcaccaattttgtttgtgaagaagaaggataacACCATGCAGTtgtgcattgattataagcagttgaacaaagtcacaatcaagaacaagtatcttttgctaCATATTGacgatctgtttgaccagcttcagggagcgaag GATTGTaaagtgattgcttatgcttctcgacaGTTGAAGCGTattgagaagaactaccctgtccatgatttggagttaggtGCCATTGGTCATGCatttaagatttggaggcactatctctatg gttcttgggatcagtttatgTCGCtcgtggagtttgcctacaaccaCAACTACCAGTTGAGAATTCAGATGGacccgtatgaggctttatatgggaggcagtgtagatctctagtgggttggtttgagccgggtaaggctaaactattgggtactgacttggttcaggatgctttagacaaggttaaattgattcaggatcggCTTCGCATGGCGCAGTCTAGACCGAAGAGTTATGGCGACATAAAGGTCCTTGATGttgcttacatggttggggagatggttctactaaag aggattggagaggtggcttacaagcttgccttgccacctagtttgtcgggtgtacatccagtattccatgtttctatgctccagaagtatgtcAGCGATCtgtctcatattttggatttcagcatggttcactTAGATGGTGATATGACTTATGATGCGGAGCTGGTGGCCATTTTAGACCGAcatgttcgaaagttgaggtcaaaggatatagcttcagtgaaggtgcagtggagaggtcactCAGttaaggaggctacttgggagaccgagtga